A DNA window from Pseudomonas wuhanensis contains the following coding sequences:
- a CDS encoding SDR family oxidoreductase, with protein sequence MTTAINNKKIVLVVGAGDATGGAIAKRFAREGYVACVTRRSADKLQPLVESITASGGEAHGFASDARNEEDVIALIEQIETELGPIEAFVFNIGANVPCSILEETARKYFKIWEMACFSGFLNAREVAKRMATRQRGTILFTGATAGLRGAAGFAAFAGAKHGIRALAQSMARELGPMNIHVAHVVVDGAIDTDFIRDNFPEKYATKDQDGILNPEHIADNYWYLHSQPRDAWTFELDLRPWNERW encoded by the coding sequence GACCACCGCTATCAATAACAAGAAAATCGTATTGGTCGTCGGCGCAGGTGATGCCACCGGCGGCGCCATCGCCAAACGTTTTGCCCGTGAAGGTTATGTCGCCTGCGTCACCCGTCGCAGCGCAGACAAACTCCAGCCATTGGTAGAGTCCATCACAGCCAGTGGCGGCGAGGCTCACGGTTTTGCCAGCGATGCGCGTAATGAAGAAGACGTGATTGCGCTCATCGAGCAGATCGAAACCGAGCTCGGCCCCATTGAAGCGTTCGTCTTCAATATCGGCGCCAATGTGCCTTGCAGTATTCTCGAAGAAACCGCCCGCAAGTATTTCAAGATTTGGGAAATGGCCTGTTTCTCAGGGTTTCTCAACGCCCGTGAAGTGGCCAAGCGCATGGCCACCCGCCAACGGGGCACGATCCTGTTCACCGGCGCCACTGCTGGCCTGCGCGGCGCCGCAGGTTTCGCCGCTTTCGCCGGGGCCAAGCACGGGATTCGCGCCTTGGCACAAAGCATGGCCCGCGAACTGGGACCGATGAACATCCACGTCGCCCACGTCGTAGTTGATGGCGCCATCGACACCGACTTTATCCGCGACAACTTTCCGGAAAAATACGCGACCAAGGATCAGGACGGCATTCTCAATCCCGAGCATATCGCCGACAACTATTGGTACCTGCACAGCCAGCCACGGGATGCCTGGACCTTCGAGCTGGATCTGCGCCCCTGGAACGAACGCTGGTAG
- a CDS encoding 2-hydroxychromene-2-carboxylate isomerase: MSKTVEFFFDLGSPATYLAYTQLPKICKQTDSQLIYRPMLLGGVFKATGNASPITVPAKGRYMFQDLDRYAKRYGVPLKFNPNFPINTLMLMRAVTGMQLRHSERFQAFIDCLFHALWVEGRSLDDPATVAAVLTQNGFDPNDVLALTADENVKAALKENTEEAVQRGVFGAPSMFVGSQLFFGQDRLDFVLEALRAQ; encoded by the coding sequence ATGAGCAAAACCGTGGAGTTCTTTTTCGACCTCGGCAGCCCCGCCACTTACCTGGCCTATACTCAACTGCCGAAGATCTGCAAACAGACCGATAGTCAGCTGATCTACAGACCGATGCTGCTGGGTGGCGTCTTCAAAGCTACTGGCAATGCTTCCCCCATCACCGTACCGGCCAAGGGTCGCTACATGTTCCAGGACCTGGACCGCTATGCCAAACGCTATGGCGTACCGCTGAAGTTCAACCCGAATTTCCCGATCAACACCCTAATGCTGATGCGTGCTGTCACAGGGATGCAACTGCGCCATTCCGAACGCTTTCAGGCGTTTATCGATTGCCTGTTTCACGCGCTTTGGGTTGAAGGACGCAGTCTCGATGATCCAGCGACCGTTGCCGCCGTATTGACGCAAAACGGTTTCGACCCGAATGATGTGCTGGCGCTGACCGCCGATGAGAACGTCAAAGCCGCGCTCAAGGAAAACACCGAGGAAGCGGTGCAACGCGGTGTATTCGGCGCACCGAGCATGTTTGTCGGGAGTCAACTGTTCTTCGGACAGGATCGGCTGGACTTCGTCCTTGAAGCCCTGCGCGCGCAATAG
- a CDS encoding aminopeptidase P family protein translates to MSTQPLTNGLVPQRLAQTRELMSREGIHALLVPSADPHLSEYLPGYWQGRQWLSGFHGSVGTLIVTPDFAGVWADSRYWEQASKELKGSGIELVKLQPGQPGPLDWLAEQTPEGGVVAVDGAVMAVASARTLSSKLEERGARLRTDIDLLGEVWSDRPSLPNEPIYQHLPPQATVSRGEKLAKLREVLKERGADWHFIATLDDIAWLFNLRGGDVSFNPVFVSFALISQQQATLFVALSKVSAELRAILEQDGVTLRDYSEVTSALRSVPSGESLQVDPARVTAGLLDNLDSGVKLLEGLNPTTLAKSQKSLADAEHIRRAMEQDGAALCEFFAWLEAALGRERITELTIDEHLTAARTRRPDYVSLSFNTIAAFNANGAMPHYHATEEEHAVIEGDGLLLIDSGGQYLGGTTDITRMVPVGTPTDEQKRDCTRVLKGVIALSRAQFPRGILSPLLDAIARAPIWAESVDYGHGTGHGVGYFLNVHEGPQVIAYQAAAAPQTAMQPGMITSIEPGTYRPGRWGVRIENLVLNREAGKSEFGEFLKFETLTLCPIDTRCLEPSLLTEDEKQWFNGYHAEVRERLSPLLDGAALEWLIARTAAI, encoded by the coding sequence ATGAGTACACAGCCTTTGACCAATGGATTGGTACCCCAGCGCCTGGCGCAAACCCGTGAGCTGATGAGCCGGGAGGGCATTCATGCTCTGCTGGTGCCGTCGGCCGACCCGCACCTGTCGGAATACCTGCCGGGCTATTGGCAGGGACGGCAGTGGCTGTCGGGTTTTCATGGCTCGGTGGGCACGCTGATCGTTACGCCGGATTTTGCCGGTGTCTGGGCCGACAGCCGTTATTGGGAACAAGCGAGCAAGGAGCTCAAGGGCAGCGGCATCGAACTGGTCAAGCTGCAACCGGGTCAACCCGGCCCGCTCGATTGGCTGGCCGAGCAAACTCCTGAAGGCGGTGTCGTTGCAGTCGATGGCGCAGTGATGGCCGTGGCATCCGCGCGTACTTTGAGCAGCAAACTCGAAGAGCGCGGCGCACGTCTGCGCACCGACATCGACCTGCTGGGTGAAGTCTGGAGTGATCGTCCGAGTCTGCCGAACGAGCCGATCTACCAGCACTTGCCGCCTCAGGCGACGGTCAGCCGTGGCGAAAAACTCGCCAAACTGCGTGAGGTGCTGAAAGAGCGCGGCGCCGACTGGCACTTCATCGCTACCCTCGATGACATCGCCTGGCTGTTCAACCTGCGCGGCGGCGATGTGTCGTTCAATCCGGTGTTCGTGTCCTTCGCCCTGATCAGCCAACAGCAGGCCACCTTGTTCGTGGCCCTGAGCAAAGTGAGCGCCGAACTGCGCGCCATTCTCGAACAGGACGGCGTGACCCTGCGCGATTACAGCGAAGTAACCTCCGCCTTACGCTCTGTGCCGAGCGGCGAGAGCCTGCAAGTCGATCCGGCGCGGGTCACGGCGGGTCTGCTGGATAACCTGGACAGCGGTGTGAAACTGCTCGAAGGCCTGAATCCAACTACCCTGGCCAAGTCGCAGAAAAGCCTGGCCGATGCCGAGCACATTCGTCGGGCCATGGAGCAGGACGGCGCGGCGCTGTGCGAATTCTTCGCCTGGCTGGAAGCGGCCTTGGGGCGTGAGCGCATCACCGAACTGACCATCGACGAACACCTGACCGCGGCGCGTACCCGGCGTCCGGATTATGTGTCGCTGAGCTTCAATACCATTGCCGCGTTTAACGCCAACGGTGCGATGCCGCATTACCACGCCACCGAAGAAGAACACGCGGTGATCGAGGGTGACGGCCTGTTGCTGATCGACTCCGGCGGCCAATACCTGGGCGGTACCACCGACATTACCCGAATGGTGCCAGTGGGTACGCCGACTGACGAGCAGAAGCGCGATTGCACCCGCGTGCTCAAAGGGGTAATTGCGCTCTCCCGTGCACAGTTCCCACGAGGCATTCTGTCGCCGTTGCTGGACGCTATTGCTCGGGCACCGATCTGGGCCGAAAGCGTCGACTACGGTCACGGCACCGGTCACGGCGTCGGCTACTTCCTCAATGTTCACGAAGGCCCGCAAGTGATCGCCTATCAGGCCGCGGCGGCACCGCAAACCGCGATGCAGCCGGGCATGATCACATCCATCGAACCGGGCACTTACCGTCCGGGTCGCTGGGGCGTGCGGATCGAGAACCTGGTGTTGAATCGCGAAGCGGGCAAGAGCGAATTCGGTGAGTTCCTGAAATTCGAAACCCTGACCTTGTGCCCGATCGACACCCGTTGCCTGGAACCGTCGCTGCTGACCGAAGATGAAAAGCAGTGGTTCAATGGCTATCACGCTGAGGTGCGTGAACGCTTGAGTCCGTTGCTCGATGGCGCGGCCCTTGAGTGGTTGATCGCACGAACCGCGGCTATTTAA
- a CDS encoding cysteine desulfurase family protein, protein MNKRPLYFDYAATTPVDERVIKVMVECLGFTGNFGNPASSSHAFGQQARQSVEQARRQVAELVGAQAEQIVWTSGATESNNLALKGVAQARGVSGGHIITSQIEHKAILDTAKQLQDAGVAVTYLVPDAEGLITPQAVSEAMREDTFLVSLMLVNNELGTINDIPAIGQLVRDRDALFHVDAAQGAGKVAIDLALWPVDLMSFSAHKVYGPKGIGALYVGPRAQQRLQAQIHGGGHEGGLRSGTLATHQIAAMGAAFALAATSFDEEKATIARLRERLLEPLLSIPGVRLNGSPTQRIPHTLSLTFNEGEFSSVALSTSIAFSATSACNSASNAPSHVLLALGHDARSASRTIRLSLGRFTTEQDIDQAVHLIKAACASAPAFWATGP, encoded by the coding sequence ATGAATAAACGTCCGTTGTATTTCGACTACGCCGCCACCACGCCGGTGGATGAGCGGGTCATCAAGGTCATGGTCGAGTGTCTGGGTTTCACCGGTAACTTCGGCAATCCAGCGTCCAGTTCCCACGCCTTCGGCCAACAAGCCCGGCAATCGGTCGAGCAAGCACGGCGCCAGGTCGCCGAGTTGGTGGGCGCCCAGGCGGAACAGATCGTCTGGACCTCCGGTGCCACCGAATCCAACAACCTTGCCCTCAAGGGCGTGGCCCAGGCCCGCGGTGTATCCGGTGGCCACATCATCACCAGCCAGATCGAACACAAAGCGATTCTCGACACTGCAAAACAGTTGCAGGACGCAGGCGTTGCGGTGACGTATCTGGTGCCTGATGCCGAAGGCCTGATTACCCCGCAAGCGGTCAGCGAGGCGATGCGTGAGGACACCTTTCTGGTGTCGTTGATGCTGGTCAATAACGAACTGGGCACCATCAACGACATCCCGGCCATCGGCCAGTTGGTGCGTGATCGCGATGCGTTGTTTCACGTTGATGCGGCTCAGGGGGCGGGTAAAGTGGCAATCGATCTGGCCCTGTGGCCGGTGGATTTGATGTCATTCTCGGCGCACAAGGTCTACGGTCCCAAAGGCATCGGTGCACTGTATGTCGGTCCTCGTGCGCAGCAACGTCTGCAAGCGCAGATCCACGGCGGCGGTCATGAGGGCGGGTTGCGTTCCGGCACGCTGGCGACGCACCAGATTGCCGCCATGGGTGCAGCCTTCGCGTTGGCGGCCACCTCGTTCGATGAAGAAAAAGCCACCATCGCGCGTCTGCGTGAACGCTTGCTCGAACCTTTGCTGAGCATTCCCGGCGTGCGTCTCAATGGCAGCCCGACCCAGCGCATTCCCCATACCCTGAGCCTGACTTTCAACGAAGGCGAGTTCAGTTCCGTGGCGTTGAGCACCTCGATTGCGTTTTCCGCGACCTCTGCCTGTAATTCCGCCAGCAATGCGCCGTCCCATGTGCTGCTGGCCCTGGGGCATGACGCGCGCTCGGCCAGTCGCACCATTCGCTTGAGCCTGGGGCGTTTCACCACCGAGCAGGATATCGATCAAGCGGTACACCTGATTAAAGCAGCTTGCGCCAGTGCTCCGGCATTCTGGGCGACAGGTCCTTAA
- a CDS encoding LysE family translocator has product MTLSLDLLLGFALFALVTSITPGPNNTMLLASGVNFGFHRTIPHMLGITCGFFVLVVAVGFGLGTVFQTYPMLYTVLRYVGAAYLLYLAWKIAHSGPVAEGEQGEGKPISYLGAAAFQWVNPKAWIMAIGAISTYTPMQGYFTNVIVIAAVFALINLPSVGVWAGCGTLLRNVLRDRRWLRLFNWGMALLLVASLYPLLLESFS; this is encoded by the coding sequence ATGACACTCTCGCTCGACCTGCTGCTGGGCTTTGCCCTGTTTGCCCTTGTCACCTCGATCACTCCCGGTCCGAACAACACCATGTTGCTGGCCTCGGGCGTGAATTTCGGCTTTCACCGCACCATTCCCCATATGCTGGGCATCACTTGTGGCTTCTTCGTCCTGGTGGTCGCCGTCGGTTTCGGCCTGGGCACGGTGTTTCAAACCTATCCAATGCTTTACACGGTGTTGCGGTATGTCGGCGCGGCGTATTTGCTGTACCTGGCGTGGAAGATTGCTCATTCCGGTCCGGTAGCCGAGGGTGAACAGGGTGAGGGCAAGCCGATCAGTTATTTGGGTGCGGCAGCGTTTCAATGGGTCAACCCCAAGGCCTGGATCATGGCCATTGGAGCCATCAGCACCTACACGCCGATGCAGGGCTATTTCACCAATGTGATTGTGATTGCCGCGGTCTTCGCCTTGATTAATCTGCCAAGCGTCGGGGTGTGGGCCGGTTGCGGCACACTGTTGCGCAATGTGTTGCGCGATCGCCGCTGGTTGCGGCTGTTCAACTGGGGTATGGCCTTATTGTTGGTGGCTTCGCTGTATCCGTTATTGCTCGAAAGCTTTAGCTGA
- the msuE gene encoding FMN reductase yields the protein MSRPLKVVALSGGTWRPSRTLVLTQALLAELAEQLPIESKLIELGDIARPLGAALSRQELSADIEAELQAIESADLLIVAAPVYRGSYPGLLKHLFDLIDLNALIDTPVLLAATGGSERHALVLDHQLRPLFSFFQALTLPIGVYATEADFSNYQITSEPLKARIRLAAERAAPLFGVHPKNLLKIA from the coding sequence ATGTCGCGTCCATTGAAAGTCGTTGCCCTCTCCGGCGGTACCTGGCGTCCGTCTCGTACGTTGGTGTTGACCCAGGCGCTGTTGGCCGAACTGGCCGAGCAGTTGCCGATCGAGAGCAAGCTGATCGAACTGGGCGATATCGCCCGACCACTGGGCGCCGCGCTGTCGCGTCAGGAACTGAGCGCCGACATCGAAGCCGAGTTGCAAGCGATCGAAAGCGCCGACTTGCTGATCGTTGCCGCGCCGGTTTATCGCGGCTCCTACCCAGGCCTGCTCAAGCACCTGTTCGACCTGATCGACCTCAACGCACTGATCGACACTCCGGTGTTGCTGGCCGCCACCGGTGGCAGCGAACGTCACGCGCTGGTGCTCGATCATCAGTTGCGGCCGCTGTTCAGTTTCTTCCAGGCCCTGACCTTGCCGATTGGCGTCTATGCCACCGAAGCCGACTTCTCTAATTATCAAATAACCAGTGAGCCCTTGAAGGCCCGCATTCGTCTTGCTGCAGAACGCGCGGCGCCGTTGTTCGGCGTACACCCCAAAAATCTGCTGAAAATCGCTTAA
- the ssuD gene encoding FMNH2-dependent alkanesulfonate monooxygenase, with the protein MDVFWFLPTHGDGHYLGTTQGARPVTLNYLKQVAQAADSLGYHGVLIPTGRSCEDSWVIASALVPLTERLRYLVAIRPGIISPTVSARMAATLDRLSGGRLLINVVTGGDPDENRGDGSFLDHSERYEVTDEFLKIWRRVLQGESVDFEGKHLRVQNAKALYPPVQKPYPPLYFGGSSDAAHDLAAEQVDVYLTWGEPPAAVAEKLADVRERAARNGRTVKFGIRLHVIVRETAEEAWKAADKLIEHISDETIAAAQKSFSRFDSEGQRRMAALHDGRRDNLEISPNLWAGVGLVRGGAGTALVGDPQQVAARIKEYADLGIESFIFSGYPHLEEAYRFAELVFPLLPEPYASLAGRGVTNLTGPFGEMIANDVLPAKATA; encoded by the coding sequence ATGGATGTTTTCTGGTTTCTGCCGACCCACGGCGACGGCCATTACCTGGGCACCACTCAGGGCGCGCGCCCGGTAACCCTCAACTATTTGAAACAAGTGGCCCAGGCTGCCGACAGTCTGGGTTACCACGGCGTGCTGATTCCCACTGGACGTTCCTGCGAAGACTCGTGGGTGATTGCCTCGGCCCTGGTGCCGCTGACTGAGCGCCTGCGGTATCTGGTCGCTATCCGTCCGGGAATCATCTCGCCGACAGTCTCGGCACGGATGGCCGCGACGCTGGATCGACTGTCCGGCGGTCGCTTGCTGATCAATGTGGTGACCGGTGGCGACCCGGATGAAAACCGTGGCGACGGCAGTTTTCTCGATCACAGCGAACGCTACGAAGTCACCGACGAATTCCTGAAGATCTGGCGCCGCGTGCTGCAAGGCGAATCGGTGGATTTCGAAGGCAAACACCTGCGGGTGCAGAATGCCAAAGCGCTGTATCCGCCGGTGCAGAAACCTTATCCGCCGCTGTATTTCGGTGGGTCGTCTGATGCGGCTCATGACTTGGCCGCCGAGCAGGTCGACGTTTACCTGACGTGGGGCGAACCACCTGCCGCCGTGGCCGAAAAACTGGCCGATGTTCGAGAGCGCGCGGCGCGAAACGGTCGCACGGTGAAGTTCGGGATTCGCCTGCATGTGATCGTTCGTGAAACCGCCGAAGAGGCCTGGAAAGCTGCGGACAAACTCATTGAGCACATCAGCGACGAGACCATTGCTGCCGCGCAAAAATCGTTCTCGCGATTTGATTCCGAAGGCCAGCGGCGCATGGCCGCATTGCATGACGGCCGTCGCGATAACCTGGAAATCTCGCCCAATCTCTGGGCCGGCGTCGGTCTGGTGCGCGGCGGTGCCGGGACTGCGCTGGTGGGTGACCCGCAGCAAGTGGCGGCGCGGATCAAGGAGTACGCGGACTTGGGGATCGAGAGTTTCATCTTCTCCGGCTACCCGCATCTCGAAGAGGCTTATCGCTTTGCCGAACTGGTGTTCCCGCTGCTGCCCGAGCCGTATGCCAGCCTGGCCGGACGTGGCGTCACCAACCTCACCGGGCCGTTTGGCGAAATGATTGCCAATGATGTGCTGCCGGCCAAAGCCACGGCCTGA
- a CDS encoding acyl-CoA dehydrogenase family protein: MTAKPLSALLSPLQTARQLAAEFALTAVERDERGGTPKTERDALRHSGLLALSIPVQYGGLGASWSETLTIVREFAKVDSSIAHVFGFHHLMLATVRLFARPEQWQPWFEQTARKNWFWGNALNPLDTRTVVKNLGSWREFSGKKSFCSGASDSEMLIASAVDESAGGKLLIAAIPSGRSGITLHNDWNNMGQRQTDSGSATFERVRVEESELLLDPGPLSTPFACLRPLIAQLTFTHMFLGIAEGAFEEARQYTLTETRPWHKSSAADVRQDPYVLVHYGEFWVALEGVRLLVERAAMLLDKAWAKGPNLSAEERGHLATAIATAKVAATRNGLELCSHLFEVTGARSTHASLRLDRHWRNLRTQTLHDPVDYKLHELGDWALNQSLPIPTFYS, translated from the coding sequence GTGACTGCCAAGCCGCTAAGCGCCCTGTTGTCCCCCTTGCAGACCGCCCGCCAGCTGGCCGCCGAGTTTGCCCTGACCGCTGTCGAGCGCGATGAACGCGGCGGTACGCCGAAAACCGAACGTGATGCCTTGCGCCACAGCGGCCTGCTCGCTTTGAGCATTCCCGTCCAATACGGCGGCCTCGGCGCCAGCTGGAGCGAAACCCTGACCATCGTGCGCGAGTTCGCCAAGGTCGACAGTTCAATCGCCCATGTCTTCGGCTTTCATCACCTGATGCTCGCCACCGTGCGCCTGTTCGCCCGGCCCGAACAATGGCAACCGTGGTTTGAACAAACCGCGCGCAAGAACTGGTTCTGGGGCAACGCCCTCAACCCGCTGGACACACGCACCGTGGTGAAAAACCTCGGTAGTTGGCGCGAGTTTTCCGGCAAGAAGAGCTTCTGCTCCGGCGCCAGCGACTCGGAAATGCTGATCGCCTCGGCCGTCGACGAAAGTGCCGGCGGCAAGCTGTTGATCGCCGCGATTCCCAGCGGGCGCAGCGGTATCACGCTGCACAACGACTGGAACAACATGGGTCAGCGCCAGACCGACAGCGGCAGTGCCACGTTTGAACGGGTTCGGGTCGAAGAGTCGGAACTGCTGCTCGACCCCGGCCCGTTGAGCACACCGTTCGCCTGCCTGCGTCCCTTGATTGCCCAGCTCACGTTCACCCACATGTTCCTCGGCATTGCCGAGGGCGCATTCGAAGAGGCGCGGCAATACACCCTTACTGAAACCCGTCCGTGGCACAAATCCAGTGCTGCGGATGTGCGGCAAGATCCTTACGTGCTCGTCCATTACGGCGAATTCTGGGTGGCACTGGAAGGTGTTCGACTGCTGGTGGAGCGAGCCGCCATGTTGCTCGACAAGGCCTGGGCCAAGGGACCGAACCTGAGCGCCGAGGAACGCGGTCATCTGGCCACCGCCATCGCCACCGCCAAGGTCGCAGCGACGCGCAATGGCCTGGAACTCTGTAGCCATTTGTTCGAAGTGACCGGCGCCCGCTCGACTCACGCTTCACTGCGACTGGACCGCCATTGGCGCAATCTGCGCACGCAAACCCTGCACGATCCGGTGGATTACAAACTCCATGAACTGGGTGACTGGGCGCTGAACCAGTCCCTGCCGATCCCGACCTTCTATTCATAG
- a CDS encoding sigma-54 interaction domain-containing protein, protein MQLLTLPPSPALATSIRATAQVFEDPKSQALLAHLQQVAPSEASVLIIGETGTGKELVARHIHNLSARRNRPFVAVNCGAFSESLVEAELFGHEKGAFTGALSAKAGWFEEADGGTLFLDEIGDLPMAIQVKLLRVLQEREVVRLGSRKSIPIDVRVLAATNVQLEKAINAGHFREDLYYRLDVVSLELSPLRERPGDILPLTRHFVEAYSQRLGYGSITISKEAEHKLRSYGWPGNIRELENVIHHTLLICRNGVIERDDLRLSNMRIERQDDHHANVDDSPEALLDRAFQKLFEEQAGALHEKVEDALLRAAYRFSHYNQVHTAALLGLSRNVTRTRLIKIGELAVNKRRPTENLQGERLMQLSI, encoded by the coding sequence ATGCAACTGCTGACCTTACCGCCCTCACCCGCGTTGGCCACCTCGATCCGCGCTACGGCACAGGTGTTCGAAGACCCGAAATCCCAGGCCCTGCTCGCGCACTTGCAGCAGGTCGCGCCGAGTGAGGCCAGCGTGCTGATCATCGGCGAAACCGGCACCGGCAAGGAGCTGGTGGCGCGGCACATCCACAACCTCAGCGCCCGGCGCAACCGGCCGTTCGTGGCGGTGAATTGCGGCGCATTCTCCGAATCGTTGGTGGAGGCCGAGCTGTTCGGCCATGAAAAAGGTGCCTTCACTGGCGCGCTGAGTGCCAAGGCCGGCTGGTTCGAAGAGGCCGATGGCGGCACCTTGTTCCTCGACGAAATCGGTGATCTGCCGATGGCGATTCAGGTGAAATTGCTGCGGGTGTTGCAGGAGCGCGAAGTGGTGCGGCTGGGTTCGCGCAAGAGCATTCCGATCGATGTGCGCGTGCTGGCGGCGACCAACGTGCAACTGGAGAAAGCCATCAACGCCGGGCACTTTCGCGAGGACCTGTATTACCGCCTCGACGTGGTCAGTCTGGAACTGAGTCCATTGCGCGAGCGCCCCGGCGACATCCTGCCGCTGACCCGGCATTTCGTCGAAGCCTACAGCCAGCGCCTGGGTTACGGCAGCATCACCATCAGCAAAGAGGCCGAACACAAACTGCGCAGCTACGGCTGGCCGGGCAACATCCGCGAACTGGAAAACGTCATTCACCACACGCTGTTGATCTGCCGCAATGGTGTGATCGAGCGCGATGACTTGCGCTTGTCGAACATGCGCATCGAGCGTCAGGACGACCACCACGCCAACGTCGACGACTCACCGGAAGCCTTGCTCGATCGGGCCTTTCAAAAGCTCTTCGAGGAACAGGCCGGCGCGCTGCACGAGAAAGTCGAAGATGCGCTGTTGCGGGCAGCCTATCGCTTCAGCCATTACAACCAGGTGCACACCGCTGCCCTGCTGGGGCTGAGCCGCAACGTAACCCGCACTCGGCTGATCAAGATCGGCGAATTGGCGGTGAATAAACGCCGACCCACGGAGAACCTGCAGGGTGAGCGATTGATGCAGTTGTCGATCTAG
- a CDS encoding antibiotic biosynthesis monooxygenase, with product MHAPEKNRSFTQLIEFEIEPRQQAALVSALSAHTERLAQGYPGFLSANIQASDDGRRVLNYLQWQSREAGEAAFQSFESGEQDFWQLIRAHRAKTVTFGSFQVLHSLALSHDNALHCTLIG from the coding sequence ATGCACGCGCCAGAGAAAAATCGCAGCTTCACCCAACTGATCGAATTCGAGATCGAACCCCGTCAGCAGGCCGCGCTGGTGTCGGCACTGTCGGCGCACACTGAACGTCTGGCCCAAGGCTACCCAGGTTTCTTGAGTGCCAACATCCAGGCCAGCGACGATGGCCGGCGGGTGCTCAACTACCTGCAATGGCAATCCCGCGAAGCCGGAGAAGCTGCCTTTCAGAGCTTCGAAAGCGGCGAGCAGGATTTCTGGCAGCTGATTCGCGCCCATCGGGCGAAAACCGTCACCTTCGGCTCATTTCAGGTGCTGCATAGCCTGGCGCTTAGCCACGACAACGCATTGCACTGCACGCTGATCGGCTAG
- the soxR gene encoding redox-sensitive transcriptional activator SoxR, whose translation MITSQNLHKELTVGQVAARSGVAVTALHFYESKGLIKSNRNQGNQRRYPREVLRRVALIKVAQRLGIPLAEIGEALKSLPDNRAPTAADWKVLSAQWSRDLDERINQLTLLRDKLNGCIGCGCLSMEACPLRNFGDVLGERGPGAQLLS comes from the coding sequence ATGATCACCTCGCAAAACCTGCATAAAGAGCTGACCGTCGGCCAAGTGGCCGCCCGCAGTGGTGTGGCGGTCACGGCGCTGCATTTCTATGAATCCAAAGGCCTGATCAAAAGCAATCGCAATCAAGGCAATCAGCGGCGTTATCCGCGGGAAGTGTTGCGCCGAGTGGCGCTGATCAAAGTGGCCCAGCGCCTGGGGATTCCGCTCGCGGAGATCGGCGAGGCGTTGAAATCCCTGCCGGACAACCGTGCGCCGACAGCAGCAGACTGGAAGGTGTTGTCGGCGCAGTGGAGCCGGGATCTGGATGAGCGGATCAATCAGCTGACCCTGCTGCGGGACAAGCTCAATGGGTGTATCGGGTGTGGATGTTTGTCGATGGAGGCGTGTCCGCTGCGTAACTTTGGTGATGTGTTGGGGGAGCGTGGGCCGGGGGCGCAGTTGCTGTCATGA
- a CDS encoding VOC family protein — translation MSVKPIPEGYHSITPYLGIQKAAEAIDFYKKAFGATEVMRLSMPDGGIGHAELRIGDCPIMLGTPCDQGPLSNPDNSPSVGLHLYVNDVDKSFKQAIDAGATQVSEVKDQFYGDRSGTLKDPYGHLWFLSTRKEDLTQEQIEQRAKEMFKQG, via the coding sequence ATGAGCGTAAAACCTATTCCAGAGGGTTATCACAGCATCACTCCTTATCTGGGCATTCAGAAAGCTGCCGAAGCTATCGACTTCTACAAGAAAGCCTTTGGCGCCACCGAAGTCATGCGCCTGTCCATGCCCGATGGCGGCATCGGGCATGCCGAACTGCGTATCGGCGACTGCCCGATCATGCTGGGCACACCCTGCGACCAGGGTCCATTGAGCAACCCGGACAACTCGCCGTCAGTCGGGCTGCATCTGTATGTGAACGATGTAGACAAGTCCTTTAAACAGGCAATCGATGCCGGTGCCACGCAGGTGTCCGAGGTCAAGGATCAGTTTTATGGCGACCGTTCGGGGACTTTGAAGGACCCTTATGGGCATCTGTGGTTTTTGTCCACGCGTAAAGAGGATCTGACTCAGGAGCAGATTGAACAGCGGGCGAAGGAGATGTTTAAGCAGGGTTGA